A stretch of Campylobacter gracilis DNA encodes these proteins:
- the ccsA gene encoding cytochrome c biogenesis protein CcsA, whose product MKTFFSMECASVMLLILALACAIATFVETAYGTEVAWAMVYSTAWFGALMVLLGINLTYNIYRYRMIKLRTLPALIFHASFLFMLVGAILTRYFGFEGNIHIREGGESSIVTTKDEVVQLLTLGSDGEFISADESKFLNGAGRMNFDLNLDVEGRIANLKFKELVEHGELKWVQDPTGQAPARVELLFSNNVGSQNVSLQSGESMDIGELSITFNAEPKSKNFIYIKSKDGKFYLNSSLDINATKMADMSTSPLKRNEDNPLGNLLLYSFDGINFAPVSLLSSAVEKFVPVDANLPGEPGVVATLSFAGQNREIYVPRDSHGASYKVGDKNFIVALAPKMLHLPFKIALRDFVMDRYPGTNSPSGYKSEITLKDGNTSFDYDIFMNHVLDYGGYRFFQSSYDTDERGTVLSVNKDPGKVPTYIGYFLLCVGMFFNFFNRGSRFFKLSRLISENTHLAQEKDVNSKNSASSLAPASPVESSASKRIKKSRRGTKGAALALVGALALSLAALYPSTANAEQNSTTQNSTSQSSASNTAAENSASQNPASVQDPASQNSAQNSAQNSAVENSKQGSASQESAAEQDSIPPHNFSTMGGELAVPKFDPKFSEDLASLVIQGFDGRMEPFDTVSRELLNKIYRADNYKAPNGEILNHNAAALSFMLNQSYWRRAPIIKVSEPELKKILGMDEKQSHASMMDFFEFKGGESYYKLDKMVEEINRKPLGNRGVLDKEIIKVNERVNVFYSAFMGDYFRIIPVKNAKNNEWLSPLYLGDTLDQNESAEVKKMMGIFVSSVVYAQESGDWSGAEKMLSYVKKYQSQNGANLMPSESAIKYEILFNKAKIFSRLFPIYTISGFLLLIFIFLRMMKPALRLGGAFKLVYIVNIVAFIAHTAGLALRGYVSGHAPWSNSYESLIYIAWALSLSGIFFSRKSAISLALTSIMAGITLMVAHLSDIDPQITNLQPVLKSHWLTIHVSVITASYGFLGLCMLLGIFTLVMFLFDKKSPEIARNITEATHINEMSMILGLCLLTVGNFLGGVWANESWGRYWGWDPKETWALITIFIYAVVVHFRFMPKLNNQFAFAVASMFAYFSVIMTYFGVNFYLSGMHSYASGERIPVPGWAYVMIASMVALAIAAYFRSGKSARL is encoded by the coding sequence ATGAAGACATTTTTTAGTATGGAGTGCGCGTCAGTGATGCTACTGATTTTGGCGCTAGCCTGTGCGATCGCCACTTTCGTAGAGACCGCTTACGGCACGGAAGTAGCTTGGGCGATGGTTTATTCGACTGCGTGGTTTGGCGCGCTGATGGTGCTTTTGGGAATAAATTTAACCTACAATATTTATCGCTACCGCATGATTAAGCTTCGCACTCTGCCTGCGCTAATCTTTCACGCGAGCTTTTTGTTTATGCTTGTTGGAGCGATTTTGACGAGATATTTCGGCTTTGAGGGCAATATACATATAAGAGAGGGCGGCGAGAGCTCGATCGTAACGACTAAAGACGAGGTTGTTCAGCTTCTTACTTTAGGCAGTGACGGCGAGTTTATATCTGCTGACGAGAGCAAATTTTTAAACGGCGCAGGACGGATGAACTTCGATCTCAATCTAGACGTAGAGGGCAGGATCGCAAATTTAAAATTTAAAGAGCTCGTAGAACACGGCGAGCTAAAATGGGTGCAAGATCCGACCGGACAGGCTCCTGCGCGCGTGGAGCTATTATTTTCAAATAACGTTGGTAGCCAAAACGTCTCCTTGCAATCAGGCGAGAGCATGGATATAGGCGAGCTTAGTATCACTTTTAATGCAGAGCCTAAAAGTAAGAATTTCATCTACATAAAATCCAAAGACGGCAAATTTTATCTAAACTCAAGCCTTGATATAAACGCCACTAAAATGGCTGATATGAGCACTTCGCCGCTTAAGAGAAACGAGGATAATCCTCTAGGCAATCTCTTGCTTTACAGCTTCGACGGGATAAATTTCGCCCCCGTTAGCCTACTTAGCTCTGCGGTCGAGAAATTCGTCCCGGTCGATGCGAATTTACCGGGTGAGCCCGGCGTAGTAGCTACGCTAAGCTTTGCGGGGCAGAATCGCGAAATCTACGTGCCTAGGGATTCGCATGGTGCTAGCTACAAGGTGGGCGATAAGAATTTCATCGTAGCCTTGGCGCCAAAGATGCTTCATCTGCCTTTTAAAATCGCGCTTCGCGACTTTGTGATGGATCGCTATCCAGGTACCAATTCGCCCTCCGGATATAAAAGCGAAATCACGCTAAAAGACGGCAATACGAGCTTTGATTATGATATTTTTATGAATCACGTGCTCGATTACGGCGGATACCGATTTTTCCAAAGCTCATACGATACGGATGAGCGCGGCACCGTGCTTTCGGTCAATAAAGACCCCGGCAAAGTTCCAACTTACATCGGCTATTTTTTGCTTTGCGTGGGGATGTTTTTTAACTTTTTTAACCGAGGCTCGCGCTTTTTCAAGCTCTCGCGCTTAATCAGCGAAAATACGCATCTTGCTCAAGAAAAAGATGTAAATTCTAAAAATTCCGCATCTAGCTTGGCGCCTGCGAGCCCAGTAGAAAGCTCTGCATCAAAACGCATCAAAAAATCGCGACGCGGTACCAAAGGTGCGGCATTGGCATTAGTAGGCGCGTTGGCTTTGAGTTTGGCCGCATTGTATCCTAGCACAGCAAATGCCGAACAAAACTCTACGACTCAAAATTCTACTTCGCAAAGTTCTGCCTCAAATACAGCCGCAGAAAATTCCGCGTCGCAAAACCCGGCTAGCGTGCAAGATCCGGCTTCGCAAAATTCTGCGCAAAATTCCGCGCAGAATTCCGCCGTTGAAAATTCCAAGCAGGGCTCCGCTTCGCAAGAATCTGCGGCGGAGCAAGACTCCATCCCGCCGCATAATTTTTCTACTATGGGAGGCGAGCTAGCTGTGCCGAAATTTGATCCTAAATTTAGTGAGGATCTAGCAAGCCTCGTAATTCAGGGATTTGATGGGCGAATGGAGCCTTTCGATACCGTTTCTAGGGAGCTTTTAAATAAAATTTACCGCGCCGACAACTACAAGGCGCCAAATGGCGAAATTTTAAATCATAACGCCGCTGCGCTTTCGTTTATGCTAAATCAAAGCTACTGGAGACGTGCGCCAATCATCAAGGTTAGCGAGCCGGAGCTTAAGAAAATTCTAGGTATGGATGAGAAGCAAAGCCACGCCAGTATGATGGATTTTTTTGAATTTAAAGGCGGCGAGAGCTACTACAAACTCGATAAAATGGTCGAGGAGATCAACCGCAAGCCTTTGGGCAATCGCGGCGTGCTAGATAAAGAGATCATCAAGGTAAATGAGCGCGTAAACGTCTTTTACTCGGCGTTTATGGGGGATTATTTTAGAATTATTCCGGTTAAGAACGCTAAAAATAACGAGTGGCTTTCGCCGCTATATCTAGGCGATACGCTGGATCAAAACGAATCTGCTGAAGTTAAAAAGATGATGGGAATATTCGTTTCGTCCGTAGTTTATGCTCAAGAAAGCGGGGATTGGAGCGGCGCAGAAAAGATGCTAAGCTACGTCAAAAAATACCAATCGCAAAACGGCGCAAACCTAATGCCTAGCGAGAGCGCGATAAAATATGAAATTTTATTTAATAAGGCTAAAATTTTTTCTCGCCTCTTTCCGATCTACACTATCTCGGGATTTTTGCTTCTGATCTTTATCTTTTTGCGAATGATGAAGCCCGCGCTCCGCTTAGGCGGCGCGTTTAAGCTCGTTTATATCGTAAATATCGTCGCTTTCATCGCGCATACCGCGGGCCTTGCGCTACGCGGCTACGTCTCGGGGCACGCACCGTGGAGCAACTCGTATGAATCGCTCATCTACATCGCGTGGGCGCTGTCGCTAAGCGGAATATTTTTCTCGCGCAAATCCGCTATTTCGCTGGCGCTTACTTCGATAATGGCGGGCATAACGCTGATGGTGGCGCATCTTAGCGACATCGATCCGCAGATCACCAACCTCCAGCCCGTATTGAAGTCGCACTGGCTTACGATCCACGTCTCGGTAATCACCGCGAGCTATGGATTTTTAGGCCTTTGCATGCTGCTTGGAATTTTCACTCTCGTGATGTTTTTATTTGATAAGAAAAGCCCCGAGATCGCGCGCAATATCACGGAAGCCACACATATCAACGAAATGTCGATGATCCTAGGTCTTTGTTTGCTGACGGTGGGTAACTTCCTAGGCGGCGTGTGGGCTAACGAAAGCTGGGGGCGCTACTGGGGCTGGGATCCAAAGGAGACCTGGGCGCTCATTACGATTTTCATCTACGCGGTGGTCGTGCATTTTAGATTCATGCCTAAGCTCAATAATCAGTTCGCCTTTGCCGTAGCCTCGATGTTTGCGTATTTTAGCGTCATAATGACCTATTTTGGTGTAAATTTCTACCTAAGCGGCATGCACTCATATGCTAGCGGCGAGCGCATTCCAGTGCCCGGCTGGGCGTACGTGATGATCGCTTCGATGGTGGCTCTTGCGATCGCGGCGTATTTTCGCTCGGGCAAATCGGCTAGGCTTTAG